In Fibrobacter sp. UWR3, one DNA window encodes the following:
- a CDS encoding efflux RND transporter permease subunit: MIKASIYKPITMLMVILTVVVFGLYTYSMMVVDLMPKFDVPVVTATIIYQGASPEEIESTIIKPIEDQVELVDGIDFVQSICLENYGILVAMFNMGVNVDVAANDVRSKIDLASVNFPDAVQAPIIAKVDINGAAIMSISFTGPLNSTELRQKVEDDIEPLFTAVSGVASVDVFGGTTRQISIEIDKDKMLDRNVDIATIMGLFGQSNINFPIGEVIGKHKNTSVRTSGKFQTLDEIRNMDIPTAKGVIKLSEIAVVKDTIETITSASRFNGQNSVSLDIKKRSDANVVKVSEGVIKRMNEIQKTLPEGFELHLVYDKSEAVSESIDNVIQNIIIAIALTAGLLLLFLGKFSTMIIAALTMPISVIGAFTLMYFAGFGINMMSLMALSSSVGLLVTNSIVVLENINEKLKLGLEPKEAAYKGTSEIMVAIMASTLTNVCVFVPIAFMKSIAGIFFRTFGLTMVFATFVSLLVTFTLTPLMAAYLFKGKKKDEFGNIIEEKPGIIASALGIFPKALNGIRFIYLKTLSFCLSIPGVIFQVLALVGTIAVVGFLAKNALTVEIMPKQDQGMISVKLEMPVGTNIETTDSIAQIIESRIKGVPEIVHYSMNVGGSNGMTTVNQATMRVKLLKDWEGRTRSTDQIVDSLRPYLADIPDAYISIKSASASEMNNNSAGDVVLEVNGLHADSVVKASNLIMDRIKDSISGIVDLKTSYEAGKPEIRLIPNRQALADYGVTLQTVATYNYIAVSGYEAGQYTEDGEEYDVYVRMMEKDRQSHTDIENLPIMTPKGYLNASELFYIEDGAGPTRIDRKRKRTRVDVSMNLLPGHTTGEIMGKVGALAESMKSELPEGITFSFGAQADMQNDMVAEFKVAIIMAILLTYILLIALLESFMQPFIIMMTIPMGAIGVLLALVFTGKALSMIALMAIVMLIGVVVNNAILLLDESNRLLRSGAMGRRSAMMTAAKNKFQPIVLATFASIVAQLPLAFALGGNVAAMTQPMGIASVGGLLVSAILTMYLVPTFFWLPNAIFHKAKKGASKIKKKMNKHATA, from the coding sequence ATGATTAAGGCCAGTATCTACAAACCGATTACCATGCTCATGGTCATCTTGACCGTGGTGGTTTTCGGTCTCTACACCTACAGCATGATGGTGGTCGACCTGATGCCGAAATTCGACGTCCCCGTGGTCACCGCAACCATCATCTACCAGGGCGCAAGCCCCGAAGAAATCGAGTCCACCATCATCAAGCCCATCGAAGACCAGGTGGAACTTGTTGACGGTATCGACTTCGTGCAATCCATATGCCTTGAGAACTACGGCATTCTCGTCGCCATGTTCAACATGGGCGTCAACGTGGACGTGGCCGCAAACGACGTGCGTTCCAAGATTGACCTTGCGTCGGTGAACTTCCCCGATGCCGTGCAGGCCCCGATTATCGCGAAGGTCGATATCAACGGCGCCGCCATCATGTCCATCTCGTTTACCGGACCGCTCAACTCCACGGAACTCCGCCAGAAGGTGGAAGACGATATCGAACCGCTCTTTACCGCAGTTTCCGGCGTGGCTAGCGTCGATGTGTTCGGTGGTACCACTCGCCAGATTTCCATCGAGATTGACAAGGACAAGATGCTCGACCGCAATGTCGATATTGCGACCATCATGGGGCTCTTCGGGCAGTCGAACATCAACTTCCCTATCGGTGAAGTTATCGGCAAGCACAAGAACACGAGCGTGCGTACTTCGGGCAAGTTCCAGACCCTTGACGAAATCCGCAACATGGATATCCCGACGGCGAAGGGCGTCATCAAGCTTAGCGAAATCGCAGTCGTGAAGGATACCATCGAGACCATCACTTCCGCATCGCGCTTCAACGGGCAAAACTCCGTATCGCTCGATATCAAGAAACGTTCCGACGCGAACGTGGTGAAGGTTTCCGAAGGCGTCATCAAGCGCATGAACGAAATCCAGAAGACCCTCCCCGAAGGATTCGAACTGCACCTGGTGTACGACAAGTCCGAAGCCGTGAGCGAATCTATCGACAACGTTATCCAGAACATCATCATCGCCATCGCGCTTACCGCAGGCCTCCTGCTTCTGTTCCTCGGCAAGTTCTCGACGATGATTATCGCTGCCCTCACGATGCCTATCTCCGTGATCGGTGCTTTTACCCTCATGTACTTCGCGGGCTTCGGCATCAACATGATGTCCTTGATGGCACTTTCTTCATCGGTGGGCTTGCTCGTCACAAACTCCATCGTGGTGCTCGAGAACATCAACGAAAAGCTGAAACTCGGGCTTGAACCCAAGGAAGCCGCCTACAAGGGTACCTCCGAAATCATGGTCGCCATTATGGCATCCACGCTCACCAACGTGTGCGTGTTCGTGCCTATCGCATTCATGAAGTCCATCGCCGGTATCTTCTTCCGCACCTTCGGCCTTACCATGGTGTTCGCCACGTTCGTGTCGCTCCTCGTGACCTTCACGCTGACACCGCTCATGGCCGCCTACCTGTTCAAGGGCAAGAAGAAGGATGAATTCGGGAACATCATCGAAGAAAAGCCCGGCATTATCGCAAGCGCGCTGGGCATCTTCCCGAAGGCCCTGAACGGCATCCGCTTTATCTACCTCAAGACGCTTTCGTTCTGCCTCTCCATTCCGGGCGTGATTTTCCAGGTCCTCGCTCTCGTGGGCACAATCGCTGTCGTCGGCTTCCTTGCCAAGAACGCCCTTACGGTCGAAATTATGCCGAAGCAGGACCAGGGCATGATCAGCGTCAAGCTCGAAATGCCCGTGGGCACCAACATCGAAACGACCGACAGCATTGCTCAAATCATCGAAAGCCGCATCAAGGGCGTCCCCGAAATTGTGCACTACAGCATGAACGTCGGTGGTTCCAACGGCATGACGACGGTCAACCAGGCAACGATGCGCGTGAAGCTCTTGAAGGACTGGGAAGGCCGTACCCGCAGCACCGACCAGATTGTCGATTCCCTGCGCCCCTACCTCGCCGACATCCCCGACGCCTACATTTCCATCAAGTCCGCATCCGCTTCCGAAATGAACAACAACTCCGCGGGCGACGTGGTGCTCGAAGTGAACGGCCTGCATGCGGATTCCGTCGTGAAGGCGTCCAACCTGATTATGGACCGCATCAAGGATTCCATCAGCGGCATTGTTGACCTCAAGACGAGTTACGAAGCGGGTAAACCCGAAATTCGCCTCATTCCGAACCGCCAGGCACTCGCCGACTACGGCGTTACGCTCCAGACCGTCGCCACCTACAACTACATCGCGGTGAGCGGCTACGAAGCGGGGCAATATACCGAAGACGGTGAAGAATACGACGTATACGTGCGCATGATGGAAAAGGACCGCCAGAGCCATACCGACATCGAGAACCTGCCGATTATGACCCCGAAGGGTTACCTGAACGCAAGCGAACTCTTCTACATCGAAGACGGTGCGGGCCCGACCCGAATCGACCGCAAGCGCAAGCGTACCCGTGTCGACGTTTCCATGAACCTCTTGCCCGGCCACACTACCGGTGAAATCATGGGCAAGGTGGGCGCACTCGCCGAAAGCATGAAGAGCGAACTTCCCGAAGGCATTACCTTCAGTTTCGGTGCACAGGCCGACATGCAAAACGACATGGTGGCGGAATTCAAGGTGGCCATTATCATGGCAATCCTCCTCACCTACATTTTGCTCATCGCGCTCCTCGAAAGTTTCATGCAGCCGTTCATCATCATGATGACCATCCCGATGGGCGCTATCGGCGTGCTCCTCGCCCTCGTGTTTACCGGCAAGGCGCTCTCGATGATTGCCCTCATGGCTATAGTGATGCTTATCGGTGTGGTGGTGAACAACGCTATTCTATTGCTTGACGAATCGAACAGGCTGCTGCGAAGCGGTGCCATGGGAAGGCGTTCGGCAATGATGACTGCCGCAAAGAACAAGTTCCAGCCGATTGTGCTTGCAACGTTTGCGTCCATCGTGGCACAGCTTCCGCTCGCATTCGCGCTCGGTGGTAACGTGGCCGCCATGACGCAGCCGATGGGTATCGCATCCGTGGGTGGTCTCCTCGTGTCGGCAATCCTCACGATGTACCTCGTGCCCACGTTCTTCTGGCTCCCGAACGCCATATTCCACAAGGCGAAGAAAGGCGCGAGCAAGATCAAGAAAAAGATGAACAAGCACGCGACGGCATAA